CTATAACAAGAAAACAATTAAGAGCTTCAAGAAAGGCTCTTGATTTAATAGAAGAAGAAGTAGGAAGACCTATTAATTTCCATAGTTATGTTTCAGGTGTAGCTGGTCCTGAAGTAGCTGTATTATTTGCTGAAGAAGGTGTAAATGGAGCTCATCAAGATCCTCAATATAACGTGTTATATAGAGGAATTAATATGATTAGATCATTTGTTGATGCTGCTGTAGCAAAAAAGATTATGGCATCAGCAAACATGCTACAAATTGATGGTGCTCATAATGCTAATGCATCAGCTAAATTTGCATGGAAGGTTATGCCAGAATTATTAGTACAACATGCTATTAATTCATTATATTCAGTAAAAGCTGGAATGAAAAAAGAAAATATAGCATTATCTACAGTTCCACCAATAGTTTCACCAACTCCAGAATTTAGATTAAACTTTGTATATGCATTAACAATTAGAGAATTATTCAAAGATTATAAATTCAGAGCACAAATGAACACAAGATATATAGAATCAGATTTATTTGATGCTACTAGAATACACGTATTAGATACACTTATTTCAAGATTAACAAAAGCAGATATTCAATCAACTATTACACCTGATGAAGGAAGAAATGTTCCATGGCATATTAACTCAATTAGAGGTGTTGAAACAGCTAAACATACATTAATAGCTCTTGATGGTATTAAGGAAATGGTTCAAGTAAATTGGGATAATGTAAGAGAAAAAGTTAGAGAATTAAAGATGAGAGCTATTTTAATGTTAGAAGAAATAATTGAAATGGGTGGATATTTTGAAGCTGTTGAAAATGGAATGTTTGTAGATAATGGGGAATACCCAGAAAGAATGGGTGATGGTATTGTTAGAAAGAAAGATGGAGGTATAGGTGCAGGAACTGTTGTACCAAGAGATAAGGATTATATGGCTCCTGTATGTCATCACTTTGGATATAATAATTTACCAGAAGGTTTAGAAAAGCCATGTGATTTAATAGATGGATGTACATTATGTAATCCAGATAAAATACAATACATAGATGAATTAGATGATGAAGATAATGTATATAAGAGATTAGATAAAATAAGAGAATATAGGGAAAATAATTTAATTAAACCAGAAGTAGAATGGAGTTATGATGGTTATATACAACTAGATATGACAATTCCTGAATCCGAAGAATATGCTGAAGCTGCTGCACTTGAAATATGTAAAAGAATGGGATTAGAAGATGCTCAAGTAATTTCAAAAACAGTTCTTCATCCAACAGAAGCAACATATGTTGAATTAAAAGCTAAAGTTCCATTTGCAATAAAGAAAGATGATTTGGTATTACCTAAAAAACCTGAAGTTATGTCAGATGATGAATTATTCGACTTCTTCGCAAAACATAAAGTTAAGGTTGTAGCTGGTACAGTAGGTAATGATGAACATAATGTAGGTATAAGGGAAATATTAGATATTAAACACGGCGGTATAGAAAAATATGGAATTAAATATGAATACCTTGGCACCAGTGTTCCACCAGAAAAAATGATAGATGCTGCAATTGAATATGGAGCACAGGCGATACTTGCTTCAATGATTGTTACCCATAACGATGTCCATGTGGAAAATATGAAAAAATTACATCAATTAGCAATAGAAAAAGGTGTAAGGGATAAAATATTGTTAATCGTTGGTGGTACTCAATTAAATGATGATTTAGCAAAAGAAAACGGAATGGACGCAGGATTTGGAAGAGGAACAAAAGGAGCACACGTTGCAACATTTATTGCTAAAAAATTAAAAGAAAAGATGGAAGGATAATATAAAACCCCTCTATGCCCAGCGTAGAGGGGTTGTTTTGTGCTTGTTTTTGCAGTAATATCTGAAAAAACTCCGAGAATTTTATTGTACAGTTGCATTATTTCTGATAATTGAGTCATACTCTGTAAGTCTGGTTGTATAGTGTAAACTAAAAGTACCCCATGAATAAAATTGAAAAATGGTCCACTGAGGAAGAAAAAATGATATACTCTTCTCAAATAAA
This is a stretch of genomic DNA from Marinitoga sp. 38H-ov. It encodes these proteins:
- the oraE gene encoding D-ornithine 4,5-aminomutase subunit OraE, which produces MKLEPNKKLNVEEILKDLDKYRPKRKGWTWREKLPPRTKIGDFEYYEVSKPLKNFVALPAAHYFKNIDPQPQEVITSEIASGRFEEDIRRMRMAAWHGADHIMVIRTLGQSHMDGLIEGTPEGIGGIPITRKQLRASRKALDLIEEEVGRPINFHSYVSGVAGPEVAVLFAEEGVNGAHQDPQYNVLYRGINMIRSFVDAAVAKKIMASANMLQIDGAHNANASAKFAWKVMPELLVQHAINSLYSVKAGMKKENIALSTVPPIVSPTPEFRLNFVYALTIRELFKDYKFRAQMNTRYIESDLFDATRIHVLDTLISRLTKADIQSTITPDEGRNVPWHINSIRGVETAKHTLIALDGIKEMVQVNWDNVREKVRELKMRAILMLEEIIEMGGYFEAVENGMFVDNGEYPERMGDGIVRKKDGGIGAGTVVPRDKDYMAPVCHHFGYNNLPEGLEKPCDLIDGCTLCNPDKIQYIDELDDEDNVYKRLDKIREYRENNLIKPEVEWSYDGYIQLDMTIPESEEYAEAAALEICKRMGLEDAQVISKTVLHPTEATYVELKAKVPFAIKKDDLVLPKKPEVMSDDELFDFFAKHKVKVVAGTVGNDEHNVGIREILDIKHGGIEKYGIKYEYLGTSVPPEKMIDAAIEYGAQAILASMIVTHNDVHVENMKKLHQLAIEKGVRDKILLIVGGTQLNDDLAKENGMDAGFGRGTKGAHVATFIAKKLKEKMEG